The following are from one region of the Heliangelus exortis chromosome 29, bHelExo1.hap1, whole genome shotgun sequence genome:
- the LIMD2 gene encoding LIM domain-containing protein 2, with amino-acid sequence MFQATGPASPPPTHEVKNNSGGSTVQRSKSFSLKAQVKEMCTACQKTVYPMERLVADKFVFHNSCFCCKHCHTKLSLGSYAALHGEFYCKPHFQQLFKSKGNYDEGFGRKQHKELWVHKEVESGTKTA; translated from the exons ATGTTCCAGGCTACAGGACCTGCCAGCCCCCCCCCAACTCAT gAGGTGAAGAACAACTCAGGAGGCAGCACCGTGCAACGCTCCAAG TCCTTCAGCCTGAAGGCTCAAGTGAAGGAGATGTGCACTGCCTGCCAGAAAACTGTCTACCCCATGGAGAGGCTGGTGGCAGATAAATTTGTCTTCCACAactcctgcttctgctgcaagCACTGCCACACCAAGCTCAG cctgggcaGCTATGCAGCTCTCCACGGGGAATTCTACTGCAAGCCCCACTTCCAGCAGCTCTTCAAGAGTAAAGGCAACTACGACGAGGGCTTCGGGCGCAAGCAGCACAAGGAGCTGTGGGTGCACAAGGAGGTGGAGAGTGGGACCAAGACAGCCTGA